Genomic DNA from Lutibacter sp. A80:
AATCTGTAGATCCAAGTATTAGTTCGGTAGCAAATAAATATATTAACTCATATTCAAAAAATATTCCTACAACAAAAGATTTATTTGTTGCGGGTGTAAAATCAGGTTCATCTCATAAAATTGGATGTTGGATTAACGAAACAGTTAGAGTACCATAATTAGAATATAAATAATTGGTATATTTGTTCTATGACAAGATCAATTGTATATAAAATTAAAAACATTGCTATTGTATTTTCAGTAGCAATGTTTTTTTCATGTACTAATAGTGCTAAAGAAGTAAGAGATTTTTTAGCAGATAAAAACCTGCCAATTGGCGAAGCTGAAAATATAAATTTAAAGCATACCGACTCTGGTAGTGTAGATATTAAAATGAAAGCTCCTTTAATGTTAGATTTTGCTAATAGGGAAGCGCATCCATATTCAGAATTTCCAAAAGGTATTTTTATAACTACAATTGAAAAAAATGGAGACTCTACTACAATACAAGGTAATTATGCTAAAACATATAGCAAAACCGCTGTTTCTGAAATAAAAGGAGATGTAGTAATTATTAACTATGCTAAAAATAATAAATTAGAAACAACAGAGGTTTTTTGGGATCAAAAAACACATTATTTTTTTACTGAAAAAAGATTTGTGTTTTATACTGCAACAGATACAATATATGGAACAGGGTTTGAAGCTTCTGAAGATCTTAAATTGTGGTGGGTTAAAAATCAAAGTGGAGTTATACAAATTAAAGACTAAAAAAATGAGTAAACTTTGGAAAATATTTGAATACGGTTACTTGGTTATTGCAGTAGTATTTGGAGTAGAAACCGTTTTAAATTGGAATACAGATAGAGAAAAGGCATATTTACTATTACTTTTTTCAATTATTGCTGTTTTTATGTACTTTTTTAGAAAAAGATTTAGGTCTAGAATTGAAAATAGAAAAAAACAATAAATGGAATTTCAAATTGTTATAATTTTAATTTCAATATTACTTTCTGCTTTTTTTTCAGGCATGGAAATTGCCTATGTTTCTGCTAATAAATTTCAAGTAGAACTCGAAAAAAGAAAAGAAGGTTTTACATCAAAAATTTTAACAAGAATTACATCAAAATCGTCTAAATTTATTACAACAATGTTGGTAGGTAATAATATTGCCTTAGTTGTATATAGTTTTTTTATGGGCGAATTTATTACCGGTTTT
This window encodes:
- the lptC gene encoding LPS export ABC transporter periplasmic protein LptC — translated: MTRSIVYKIKNIAIVFSVAMFFSCTNSAKEVRDFLADKNLPIGEAENINLKHTDSGSVDIKMKAPLMLDFANREAHPYSEFPKGIFITTIEKNGDSTTIQGNYAKTYSKTAVSEIKGDVVIINYAKNNKLETTEVFWDQKTHYFFTEKRFVFYTATDTIYGTGFEASEDLKLWWVKNQSGVIQIKD